TCTTTTAAGAGCTAGTTCATTTTCATCATTTTTACCAAATAAATATTTGATTTTAGGAGGAGAAACCTTAAGCACTAATTTATTTAAAACACTTCAAACTAAAGTTCCTAATAATTGTCAAATTATTAATCATTATGGACCAACCGAAACCACGGTTGGGGTTTTAACTAATATACTTCCAAAAAACATGAATAATATCTCTGAAACAGTACCTTTAGGTTTTCCTATAGCTAATTCACGTGTATATATTCTTAATAATTATCTGAAACCTGTACCGCCTGAAGTTTCTGGAGAAATCTATATTGGTGGTAATAATCTCACAAGAGGTTACTTAAATTATCCTGACATTACAGCGGAAAAATTTATTCCCGATCCCTTTAGTCAAGAAAGAGGAGCACGCCTTTACAAAACTGGTGACCAAGCCCGCCATACCAAAAATGGTTATATTGAATACCTTGGTCGAATAGACAATCAAGTCAAAATACGGGGTTACCGAATTGAGTTAGGTGAAATAGAAGCAACTCTAACAAGCTACCCTAACTTACAGCAAGCAGTGGTTGATGTCTATCAGGATATTTCAGACAAAAACGAAAATAAATTAATTGCTTATCTTGTTGGAGATAAAAATATTGATGTTAACGATTTGCGTCAGTTTTTACAAAATAAGTTACCTGGATTTATGATGCCATCTAATTTTGTTTTTATGGAAAAAATTCCTTTAAAAGCGAATGGTAAGATTGACCGTGGTTTATTACCAGAACCTGATTCAATGCGCCCCCAAGTCGCGGAATTTATTGCACCTCGAACAGAAGCAGAAGAAGTAATCGTAAATATTTGGCAGGAAGTTTTAGGGATTAATAAAATTGGTGTTTATGATAATTTCTTTGAATTAGGAGGTCATTCTTTGTTGGCTATTCAAGTGATTTCCAGATTACGTCAAGATTTTCAATTAGATTTATCAATCAACCAATTATTTGATAATCCTACTATAGACAGTTTAATTACTGTGATTACGGAATCTTGGGGAGAACGAGAAATTGTTGAAGAAATTGCAAAAACGATTCAAACAGTTAATAATTATTTCCAAGAAACTTAAAAGTCTTTTTAGTTAATCAATACAATAAGAAAATGGATCATCAAAAGCAAAATCAATCCACTTCTAATCGAGAAAAACTAATTCAAGATCTTCTCAATAAGAAAGGAATCAAAACGAACCAGAGAAACATCCCAAAAAGAAAGCAAGAAGAGACTTGTCATCTTTCCTTTTCTCAAAAGCGAATTTGGTTCATCCATAAATTGGCACCACAAAACGCTTTATATAATCTCTTTGTGGCTTATAAAATAAAAGGAAAACTAGATGTAGCTGCCTTAAATAATAGTTTCAATGCAATTATTAAACGGCACGAAATATTAAGAACGTCATTTCAAGAAACAGAAGACGGAACCCCCATTCAAGTCGTTCTTCCCAATCGTTACTTAACTATCCCCATTATTGATCTAACTCATATTGATGCTAAAAAACAGGAAAAAGAAATACAAGATTTAGTAACTAAAGAATCACTAAGACCGTTTGATTTAACAAAAGATAATTTACTTAGACTGACTTTGATTCAACTGACAGAAACAGAACATATATTGTTTGTGGCAATGCATCACATTGTTTCTGATGGATGGTCAATGGGAATCTTTATGCAAGAAATTGCAACACTCTATCAGAGTTTCTCTTCTAATACACAATCAGAACTTTCTGATTTATCGATTCAATATGCTGATTTTGCGATCTGGCAACAACGAAAATTTGAACAAGGCGAATTAGAAAAGCAACTTTCTTATTGGAAACAACAATTTCAAGATATTCCACCTGTATTGGAGTTGCCAAACGATCATCCACGACCACCGATTCAAACTGCTAGAGGGGCAACAGAATCCTTTAGGTTATCGCAATCGCTAACTCAAGCCCTTGAAACTTTAAGCCAACAGGAACATGTAACACTTTTCATGACCCTACTGGCTGCCTTTAAAGCATTATTATACCGTTACACCAGTCAAACTGATATTGTTGTCGGATCTCCAATTGCTAATCGTAGCGAACCCGAATTAGAGAACCTAATTGGATTCTTTGTTAATACTCTTGCTTTCCGTACCCAATTATCAGAGAATATGAGTTTCCGAGAGCTATTAGCTTCTGTACGCGACAGTACCATAGGTGCTTATGATAATCAGGATTTACCATTTGAAAAGTTAGTTGAAGAACTGAAACCAGAACGAAATTTAAGTCGGCATCCCTTATTTCAAGTGATGTTCGTTTTCCAAAACTTTCCTAATCAACAATTCTCTGTTCCGGGTTTAACTGTCAGCACGTTTGAAACCAATCGGCAAGTCGCAAAATTTGACTTAACTTTATCGATTTCCAAGACAGAAAGAGGACTAGCCGGCTCGTTCCAATATAATATTGACTTGTTTAATCATTCTACTATTCAACAACTAGTAAAACATTTTCAAGTTTTAATAGAAGATATTGCTTTTAATCCGGATCAACAACTTTCAAATCTATCTCTATTAACTCAACGTGAACGTCATCAGTTATTAGTAGAATGGAATAATACTGACATTAAATTTCCCCAATATAAATGCATTCATCAGTTATTTGAAGAACAAGTTGAGCAAACGCCAGACGCGATCGCGCTAGTTCATCACAATCAACAACTGACCTATCAGGAATTGAATGTCAAAGCTAACCAACTAGCTCATGATTTGCAAGGGTTAGGGGTTCAACCAGAAACCCTAGTCGGCATTTGCATGGAGCAATGCTTAGAAAGAATCATTGGCTTATTAGCTATTCTCAAAGCAGGCGGTGCTTACGTTCCCCTCGATCCAACCTACCCAAAAGAACGGATACATCGGATCTGTCATGAAGCTAACGTTGTACTGCTATTAACACAATCCCATCTCTCCCAAGAGCAATCAGAGGTTGTTTCCAGCAATCTCATGCTCTTAGATCAACAAGAGCAAACCTTAACTCAACAGCCTCGCGATAATCCCATCAATTCCCCTTCCTTAGAACAATTAGCTTATGTCATTTATACCTCGGGCTCCACCGGTCAACCTAAGGGCGTTTCCATTTGCCAGCGAGGACTTCTTAACTTAGTGTTTTGGCATCAATCGAGCTTTGGTGTAACGGCTGCCACGCGGGCAACTCAACTGGCAAGCATCGCGTTTGATGCCTCCGCTTGGGAAATTTGGCCTTATTTAACCGCTGGTGCTAGCCTCTACTTAGTGGATCGGGAACTTCTCAATGCCCCAGTTCAACTGCAAAACTGGTTGCTGTCGAGAGGAATCGAAATCGCCTTTGTTCCTACGCCACTGGCAGAAAGTTTCTTTTCCCTAAGCTGGTCGCAGCAGGTTGCTCTACGAACCTTACTCACAGGGGGAGATCGCTTAAATCAGTTTCCGCCTTCTTCACTTCCCTTTCAACTGGTTAATAATTATGGTCCCACTGAAAATACCGTTGTGACAACTTCGGGAACCATCACACCACATGCAGATCAGGAGCATTTACCTAGCATGGGGTCTCCCATTGACAATACCAACCTTTATGTTTTGGACAGGAACTTGCAATCGGTTCCCATTGGGGTTCCCGGAGAGCTTTATATTAGTAGTGTCGGTTTGGCACGTGGTTACTGTCATCGTCCAGGGTTAACTGCAGAAACATTTCTTCCCAATCCCTTTAGTGAGACTGCCGGAGTGCGTCTCTATCGAACTGGCGATTTAGTTCGTTATCGAAGTGAGAGCCGGATTGAGTTCCTCGGTCGCATTGACAATCAAATTAAACTTCGCGGCTTTCGCATTGAACGCGGAGAAATTGAAAGCACCCTGAATTTACATCCCAAAATAGTGCAAAGCACTGTAACCCTTTGGGATAAAGCGGGCAATCAACAATTAGTTGCCTATGTGGTTCCCCAACTCGAAGCCTCTCTAACCAGTCAGGAACTACAATCTTTTTTGAAAGAAAAACTACCAAGCTACATGATACCAGTGGCATTTATCCTTCTGGATGAATTCCCCCTGACACCAAATGGGAAAGTCAATCATCGAGCTTTGCCAGATCCAGGAACGACCCAGTTAGAGCCAAGCAACACGTTTGTCGCCCCTCGCAATGCCCTTGAACGTGAGTTATGTGATATTTGGTGCCAAATTCTAGCACTAGAACAAGTTGGCATTCATGATAACTTCTTTGACTTGGGCGGACACTCTTTACTGATTACACAACTACTGGCTCAGGTTAGAAACGTCTTGCAAGTCGATTTACCATTACGAAGTCTATTAGAAGCACCTACTGTGGCAGAACTCACTAACAAAATCGAACTGGCTCAAGACAAAAAGGCTTCTGTTGAAACTTATTTGGATCCTGCGGAATATCTCAGAAATGATGTTGTTCTAGATCCTGATATTTATCCTCAATCCCAAAATATTGAATCTGAGCCTACTAACATCCTCTTAACCGGAGCGACAGGTTTTTTAGGAGCCTTTTTACTTAAGGAATTACTCCAGCAAACTGGCGCTAATATTTATTGCCTCGTTCGCGCCTCCCATGCGGAAGCCGGTCAACAAAAAATTCAGACCAGTCTTCAATCCTACTCAATTGGGGACGAATCCTTAAGTTCCAGAATTATTCCTCTA
This genomic stretch from Cyanobacteria bacterium GSL.Bin1 harbors:
- a CDS encoding amino acid adenylation domain-containing protein, with amino-acid sequence MDHQKQNQSTSNREKLIQDLLNKKGIKTNQRNIPKRKQEETCHLSFSQKRIWFIHKLAPQNALYNLFVAYKIKGKLDVAALNNSFNAIIKRHEILRTSFQETEDGTPIQVVLPNRYLTIPIIDLTHIDAKKQEKEIQDLVTKESLRPFDLTKDNLLRLTLIQLTETEHILFVAMHHIVSDGWSMGIFMQEIATLYQSFSSNTQSELSDLSIQYADFAIWQQRKFEQGELEKQLSYWKQQFQDIPPVLELPNDHPRPPIQTARGATESFRLSQSLTQALETLSQQEHVTLFMTLLAAFKALLYRYTSQTDIVVGSPIANRSEPELENLIGFFVNTLAFRTQLSENMSFRELLASVRDSTIGAYDNQDLPFEKLVEELKPERNLSRHPLFQVMFVFQNFPNQQFSVPGLTVSTFETNRQVAKFDLTLSISKTERGLAGSFQYNIDLFNHSTIQQLVKHFQVLIEDIAFNPDQQLSNLSLLTQRERHQLLVEWNNTDIKFPQYKCIHQLFEEQVEQTPDAIALVHHNQQLTYQELNVKANQLAHDLQGLGVQPETLVGICMEQCLERIIGLLAILKAGGAYVPLDPTYPKERIHRICHEANVVLLLTQSHLSQEQSEVVSSNLMLLDQQEQTLTQQPRDNPINSPSLEQLAYVIYTSGSTGQPKGVSICQRGLLNLVFWHQSSFGVTAATRATQLASIAFDASAWEIWPYLTAGASLYLVDRELLNAPVQLQNWLLSRGIEIAFVPTPLAESFFSLSWSQQVALRTLLTGGDRLNQFPPSSLPFQLVNNYGPTENTVVTTSGTITPHADQEHLPSMGSPIDNTNLYVLDRNLQSVPIGVPGELYISSVGLARGYCHRPGLTAETFLPNPFSETAGVRLYRTGDLVRYRSESRIEFLGRIDNQIKLRGFRIERGEIESTLNLHPKIVQSTVTLWDKAGNQQLVAYVVPQLEASLTSQELQSFLKEKLPSYMIPVAFILLDEFPLTPNGKVNHRALPDPGTTQLEPSNTFVAPRNALERELCDIWCQILALEQVGIHDNFFDLGGHSLLITQLLAQVRNVLQVDLPLRSLLEAPTVAELTNKIELAQDKKASVETYLDPAEYLRNDVVLDPDIYPQSQNIESEPTNILLTGATGFLGAFLLKELLQQTGANIYCLVRASHAEAGQQKIQTSLQSYSIGDESLSSRIIPLVGDLSKPLCGLSQQQFAAIASKIDVIYHNGAWVHHAYPYSTLKAANVSGTQEILRLASRIKTKPVHFISTVSVFSPNNTSGVELVREQDNPDQGSVPASGYGQSKWVAEQLIAIAQQRGIPTCIYRPGRISGDSEMGVFNENDFLYRLIIGCIQLGMAPAGEMKLNLAPVNYVSRALVYLSQQNTSYGKAFHLINPSSFNTSQLIEYLHTLGYSIQQVPYEQWRAQLLEIAGDSPDHPLYPLVPLFPRKETQPTGKAHLQFDYRNVEEALANTTITCPAIADSVLPIYVSHLIDRGFIKPPQPPLQKIT